The Candidatus Sulfotelmatobacter sp. genomic sequence GGCGGCGAGCGTCCGACTCGCGCTGGCGGAGATCGAGCGGCGCTTCCCGCAGCTCTACCTCGGCATCTGTGAGGAAACCGGCGCCGTTCGGCGTCACGTCAACCTGTTCGTGAACGTCACCAACGTGCGCGATCTCGACGGCGTCGAGACGGCGCTGGCGAGCGGCGACGAACTCACCATACTGCCCTCGGTCTCAGGAGGCTGATCATGTCGGAGCGCGTGTATCTCGCCATCGGCACCCGGAAAGGCATGTTCGTCGCAGAGGGCTCGAA encodes the following:
- a CDS encoding MoaD/ThiS family protein translates to MSVTVYIPGMLRPRCEGARHLTVEAASVRLALAEIERRFPQLYLGICEETGAVRRHVNLFVNVTNVRDLDGVETALASGDELTILPSVSGG